The window TTTTTTTGGCATGTGTTGACCTGTAAGCTTTTGTGGTGTATTATAGAAACAACCTACTGCAGCTTGAAAACTTAACCATTTATTCCTTGCAAGACTCTGAGGACTCTCTACGTGTTTGTAGCCTGCCCTTTGGGGATTGAAACAGGCTTGCAACAAAGTTTTTTAAGCTTATCCTTAGTTTGTAGCCTGCCCTTTGGGGATTGAAACATGTACCCATCTTCTGTTTCTGTAATAACCCTACAAGTTTGTAGCCTGCCCTTTGGGGATTGAAACTCAGTTGTCCCACTCACAAAATATGCACTAACCTGGTTTGTAGCCTGCCCTTTGGGGATTGAAACATACTATCCCACGCTTTTTTGCGCTTTCTCGAATGGTCTGCCAAACCCTAGTCAACCAATCGTGGAAGCCCAGGAAGTTTGCCTTCCACGCCGCTATAGCCCAAGCAATTATGCCTGTAATACCAAGAATAATCCAACCCACGGGACCAAGGCCAATCAACCAAGCCGCTGCCATGCGAGCTACCGACATGAAGTTTTCTACACTGCCCATCATGATTACAAATCAATTTCTTCGAGTGTGTTTTTAACTATTTCCCTTAACTTTTTTTCGAAAGTTCTTGTACTTTTAGCCCAAACAAAAGAATACTTGTTCGCATTAGCTTCAACTTTTGTTTCATCGAGATAATAAAAGTCGAAGTTTACATACCCTAACTCTAGAAGAAGTTTAACTACCTCGGCAAAGATATTTTCAATTGCCTCTCCCAAAATTTCTTTTCTAAATCTGTTGATAGTCCTGAAATCAGGAGCTTGATATTTTGAGAGCCACATAAAAGTAATGTTTTCTCGTAAAGCCCGAGCTATTTTTCTTGATGAATAAATACCTTGTATGTAAGCGTAGATTAACACCTTTAATAACATCAACGGGTGATAACTGCTTGTACCACCACCTTTGTTCTTTTCCATTATGGTTGATATATCTTATTTTATCAATGATTTTATCAATTACTCTGACCAAATGATTTTGTGGGATAAAAGCTTGTGAGTCAATAAGTATCAAAAATTGGTATGAGTTGAATTTTTGAAGATAACTTCATCATGTTTACGAGCTATTGGTTTATTACCAAATGTTATCATTTTTTTGACATATTATATTAAAAATATATCACTATGTCAAAAAAGTAAAATCAAAGGAGCTGTCCATTCATCTTTTTAGACAGCTCCAAGATAGTCCAATTATAACAACTGGAAAAGAAAACATCAAAAGCACATGCAAATTTTGAGTAAAAGAAAATTGCAAGAACTATTTTTACCTGTAAATGTCTCTGAAATTTACAATACATAGTGCTAATATTTTTAAAGTTTGTAGTCCTCATTTCGGAATTGAAATAAAACTGTTATCATTATTCCATTTTTAAACTTCAAATTTACTAATCAATAACACATAAGGATTTTGTATAGCAAAATTTATTACCTCATCTGCAAAACCACTTTTTGAGAATAACACATAGAACTTTTTACGATTATTAAAAATCATACTCTTTTCTATTAGGTTATTCAAAACAGACATATCAACTTTCTGGTTTCTCCATTTGCATTCACCAAACAGGATGTTATTGTTGTCAAATGCTACTATATCAATTTCTTCTTCACGCTTTTTATAAGGATTATTCCCCCACCATTTACCTATATTTTCAAAAATGAAGGGTAATTTTTTTGTCTTGTTTAAAATCTTAAGATAATCCATGCATATCTCCTCATAAACTTCTCCAATAAACTCATTCATAAAAGGTTTAATTTTATTCTCGATAACTTCATCAATCAATCCCTGTTCAATTAAAGTCTTGTTGGTAAAAACAAATCGATACCAGAATCTAAAAAATTATCCTTAATTCTGTAAATACTTTTTCTGCTCTTTGCTTCCAAGAAAAGAGGAGTTACCTTTTCAAGAATTTTTAAATCTATGAGTACAGAAATATATTTTGCACATTTATCAATGTCAGTTCCCACTTTTGCAGATATCTCACTTAATTTACTGCTGCCTGTTGCTATTGCTTCTATTATCGAATTATACAAAGCTGGTTCTCTTACTTCTTGCCTTAAAAGCAGTTTTGGTTCTTCATAAAGATAAGATGACTTGTCCAATATTTTTGTCTTGATGTTTTCGTATATGTCTTTTGTGCTGTCAAAGATACTCAAATATTGAGGAATTCCTCCCAAAACTCCATATGCAATAACCTGATCTTCAAAACTATAATTAGGGAAAAACTCTCTACTTTCAAAAAAACTAAATGGCTCAACTATTAACTGAGCAGTTCTTCGTCCATATAAAGGGCTTTTATAGCTTAAAACTTCCTTTTCGATGAAACTTACAGAAGATCCACAGATAATCAAAAAAAGTTTGGTATTCTTTAGATGATGGTCAATCAAATTTTGCAGAAGTGATAGTATACTTTTGTTTGAATTAACTATATAAGGAAATTCATCAATTACAACAATTAATCTTTTATTCCTCGCTTGCTGTGCCAAAAATATAAATGCCTTCTCCCATGATTCAAATCTGCCCACTAACCCTTCAAGGTTAAAATAAGATAGGACCTTATCTGAAAAAGATTCAAGGTTAATTTTATCATTGTATTCTTCAGCAACAAAGAATATTGAGGGTTTATTTTTGCAAAACTCAGTAAGCAGAGTAGTTTTTCCAACACGCCTTCTTCCATACACAACAACAAAGTGGAATTTGTCTTAATTATAAAGTTTGTTTAATGTTTCAAGCTCATACTTTCTGCCAACAAACATAAAATCACCTACTTTAAAGTTACTAACTCCAGAGTTACTAACTTTAAAGTTAATAACTTTGAAATCAATAAATATTACAACATAGTTTTAGTCAGATTTCTATTGTGTTTTTGATTTTTCTGAGATACTCTAAAACTTTTTCTTCAAGCCAATCGTTAGAATCTTCTTTTGAAAAAACTTCTTCCATAGTACAAAAAGATTGCTGCTCTATTGTTTTTAATTCATTGAATTTCTCCTGAAGAATATTATCTTTCTCAATCTTCCTTGAGCCATCTTTTTCCCTAATTCTTACCTCGTCTTTTTCAAGGTCAAGATAACTGCACAAAAGAGGAGATTTTTCATCATACTTTTCTACATTTTTGATAATTGAATTTCTACTAAAATTCGCATAGCAGTAAGTACAAAAGTGTTTGCAGGTATTGAATATTCCAAGGTCTATGCTCTGAACACACCCGCACGCCTTTCTCTGATTGTTGTCTTTTTTGTATTCTTTATCTTCACAAAAACCTTTTTCTTTTCTGAGTTCCCTTATAAGCTCGCCATCCACACAGTGCGCTTTTTTCAGCCCCAGCTGTTCAATCGGCACATCTTCTGTGCATGTCTCAACACTCAGATTATATCTTTTCCCTATACTGCCTATTGCACCAAAGACATTGTAAAGCTCCTCTACCGAAAGATCCTTTGCATTTATTTTGTTCAGCTCATCCACTGCCTTGCTGTAAAAGTCAACATAGCTTATTATGCACTTTTGAGTGTAAGGTGAAAGCTTTTCGCAGAGCTCCTCAAACTTTTCCTTATGGTAACTAAGCGGCATTTTGTCGGTAATAATTATTGGGTCATATCTCCAGATAACTCTCTTTTTGCCTATCATGTTTGAAAGCTCTATAAAAGTTTGTATAACTTCATCCTTTGGTGGAATATTAGGTTCTATGTCTTTGCCGTAAGGGGTAATTGTGAATTGAAAATAATAAGTATACTCTTCTAAGTACTTTAGCTTGTCTAGAAAATTTTTGGGATTTTTTGTCCAGAAGACTATGGCATCAACATCTTTTGGATGAAGCGACACTGCAAAAACCTGAGTAGGCCTCATGGGATTTCGATACATTGCAAATCCTTCTTTTATTCTGTTTATAAACCAATCGCCGAAAAAAGCTGGGATATCTGTTCTTCTGCTTGCACTTATAATCAACTGTATCATCTCCTACTTATAAATTTTATAATACATTTCAGTTTTTAATTAGAACAAGCTGAATATTCATCCCACATCTCAAAATAGTCTTTTAAGTCTTCAGGTATATTAGAAAAGTCAACCCTGAAATCAGAATGTGCAGCGCCAAATTTAAGACTTGGGTCATCTTAGTATGGAAAGTAATATTTGATTACTGATATGTTATAGTATATCATACTTTGACAATCATAATCACGGATATTGCCATTATTCTTCCTTTTAAAGTGAACTCTTGGAAGGCATTTCTCACAAGTGCTTACTCTCTGATAGGTCGAATTCAAAAAACGAAGACAAACAGGTGAGTGAAATTCTTTTGCAACCCTCATAATATCATACACAAGTAAATGCACTTTTTTCACTCTCCTTCACAGACTGGAAATACAAAAGACATAGGCAATTTTAATATGAGATTTTGATAACTTTAAGGTCAAAAATTATGCGAATTTCATTTATGAACATGAAAATTTGGAACTTTCATTATATTTGATAAATAATATTATTTGTATTTCAGTTTATATTTTCTTTTTTTGTTATAATGTTATTTATGATTTTTACTTTTTGTATTTTCATTTTTCATAACTTTTTTACTTTTGCATTTACCAATTGCTGTCGACCTGTAATCCCCCCAAAAACCCCCGGGGGTCGACAGCAAAAGGAAGTTTTTGACATGTGTTGACTTGTAAGCTTTTGTGGTGTATAATAGAAATAACCTACTGCAGCTTGAAAACTTAACCATTTGTTCCTTGTGAGATTCCCCAAGCCATCTACGGGTTTGTAGCCTCCCCTTTGGGGATTGAAACTTTTTTATATGAGCACTTCAACAATCCTTCTACTTTGTTTGTAGCCTCCCCTTTGGGGATTGAAACTGATGTAGTGCTGATTGTACAGTTTGATAGGATGATTGTTTGTAGCCTCCCCTTTGGGGATTGAAACTGAAAAAAATTTTATGTATATTGAGAATAGTAATTTGGTTTGTAGCCTCCCCTTTGGGGATTGAAACGGTCAAACTTTCTTGTTATCTTGTCAATCGTGTAATTTGTAGCCTCCCCTTTGGGGATTGAAACTTCATCGTTGTAATTCAGCCCTGTTAGTTCACACAATTTGTAGCCTCCCCTTTGGGGATTGAAACTCAAATACATGAATTTTGCCTTTTTTAACTTGTTCATTTGTAGCCTCCCCTTTGGGGATTGAAACCCATCCAGAATAACTATATTATTCTGGATGGTAATAATTTGTAGCCTCCCCTTTGGGGATTGAAACTCCTTTTTTGATAATCTTTACCCTCCAAAACGACTAGTTTGTAGCCTCCCCTTTGGGGATTGAAACTTTCGTTTAACAGCTTTATAATGAGCCAATTTTGTGTTTGTAGCCTCCCCTTTGGGGATTGAAACTAAATCCTGCATTATAAAGCTTTTCTATAAGTTCAATAGTTTGTAGCCTCCCCTTTGGGGATTGAAACTTGAATAAATCGTAATTTGTAACATAGCCTTTTTGTTTGTAGCCTCCCCTTTGGGGATTGAAACAAATGCTTTCTATTCCACGGGCATATTCTTGAATTACAGTTTGTAGCCTCCCCTTTGGGGATTGAAACTCTATTTCCTTTTTATCACCGCGCACATACCAATTGAGTTTGTAGCCTCCCCTTTGGGGATTGAAACTCTTTTCTCATTATTTTTCAACCCTCCATTTCTTTTGTTTGTAGCCTCCCCTTTGGGGATTGAAACAAGTTTTTAGTTATAGTGGCAATGCTTTTAGAGGAGTTTGTAGCCTCCCCTTTGGGGATTGAAACATAACCTGTGCATTTTGATCAGCAGGATTGTTCACAAGTTTGTAGCCTCCCCTTTGGGGATTGAAACACACTACTTAGAGACATGCGCAGTATAGAGTTTTATTGTTTGTAGCCTCCCCTTTGGGGATTGAAACTCAAGACAGTATTATATTAACACAAGCGAAGCAATAAAGTTTGTAGCCTCCCCTTTGGGGATTGAAACTAACTCTGCCATCAGCTGTTTTAAAAGCACCTTCTCTGTTTGTAGCCTCCCCTTTGGGGATTGAAACAATTTACATCCGCACTGCAACCGCACAGCACCTGCGTTTGTAGCCTCCCCTTTGGGGATTGAAACTCAATCACTCTGTCAGTCTTCTCTTTAGCTTCATTAGTTTGTAGCCTCCCCTTTGGGGATTGAAACCATCTGCTGCTGCCATGAGTTTTGCTGCCATTTCCCGTTTGTAGCCTCCCCTTTGGGGATTGAAACTCCTCCCAATTGGCAGGGCCTGGTAGACATCCTAGTTTGTAGCCTCCCCTTTGGGGATTGAAACTGAAAAGCTGAACAGGAATATCAATCGTGCGTACTAATTTGTAGCCTCCCCTTTGGGGATTGAAACAGGCTCAGCTCTGTCAATACTCCCATGTGAAAAGCATTTGTAGCCTCCCCTTTGGGGATTGAAACAAAGTAATTCCCGCTGCCTTCGGATATCCACCACCACCAGTTTGTAGCCTCCCCTTTGGGGATTGAAACACTGAAGCGGAAAGAGAGAAAATCAAGGATATTTGGAGTGATGAAGAATGATGTATGATACTTATTCTTCGCTAAAAGAGTTTATTGATGACTTAAAAGCGGTTGGTGAAATAGAGTTTGAATATAATGACAAGCATTATTCGCTTTTGTATTATGATAAAATCTATATTTGTGAGTATAACAAACCGGAAACTGAGGAAGAGTATGACACCATTGAGGAGTTTTTAAATAACTACAAGATTGACGGAACATCAATTAAAGACTTGGCGACAAGAATCAAAGTGATATTCCACTAACCAACCACCCAACCCAACAGTGTTGAGGTGGTATTTTTATGTCTTCTTGTAAGGGAGTGAGTGTCATGGCTGAGAAGGTTAGCAACAGAGTATGGGGCGAAATCGTTTGTAGCCTTACCGTTGGAGATTGAAGGTGGTAGGAGATTTTGTAGACTCCTCGTTTGGGATTGTAATAAGGTGAATTTTAACCTCTATGTCGGAAATTGAGAGGAAAGGAGTGGATAGCCTTTTCTTTGTGGATTGAAAAAAGAAAGTGATAGTCACTTCTTGGAATCTGAAATATATTCTGATTGAGAACCAGTCAACTGTAAAAAAAGAGATGCAGCAAAAGATTTTAAAGTACATGATAAGTTTATGGGCGGAGGAGATAAGAAAAGGGGTCCAAATCCTGCCAGCAATTATACCGATAGTTGTATACAATGGAATAGGTGAAAGATGGAGTATATCAACCGACCTTATGGAAGCATTTGACATATTTAAGGATGATGTGTTTAGATACAGAGTAGTTGACATAATAGAGCTTAATGTAGAGGAGCTTTTGGAAAGA is drawn from Caldicellulosiruptor diazotrophicus and contains these coding sequences:
- a CDS encoding DUF1848 domain-containing protein; protein product: MIISASRRTDIPAFFGDWFINRIKEGFAMYRNPMRPTQVFAVSLHPKDVDAIVFWTKNPKNFLDKLKYLEEYTYYFQFTITPYGKDIEPNIPPKDEVIQTFIELSNMIGKKRVIWRYDPIIITDKMPLSYHKEKFEELCEKLSPYTQKCIISYVDFYSKAVDELNKINAKDLSVEELYNVFGAIGSIGKRYNLSVETCTEDVPIEQLGLKKAHCVDGELIRELRKEKGFCEDKEYKKDNNQRKACGCVQSIDLGIFNTCKHFCTYCYANFSRNSIIKNVEKYDEKSPLLCSYLDLEKDEVRIREKDGSRKIEKDNILQEKFNELKTIEQQSFCTMEEVFSKEDSNDWLEEKVLEYLRKIKNTIEI